CGGCAGTGGCGTGGTGGCCACGGAGTTGGGCATGGAGCTCGCCCAGCGCGGCCATGAGGTGCACTTCATCACCTACTCCCAGCCCTTCCGCCTGCAAGTGGAGATGGAGAACATCCACTTCCACCAAGTGGACGTGTCCATGTACCCATTGTTCGAGTATCCACCTTACGACCTGGCGCTGGCGACGCGCATGGGCGAAGTGGCGGAGATGCACGGCCTCGACCTGCTGCACGTGCACTACGCCATCCCCCATTCGGTGAGCGCGCTGCTGGCCCGCCAGATGCTGGAATCGCGCGGGCAGAAGCTGCCCTTCGTCACCACCCTGCACGGCACCGACATCACCCTGGTGGGCGTGGACCGTTCCTACTGGCCGATCACCAAGTTCTCCATCGAGCACAGCGACGGCGTCACCGCGATCTCCAAGTACTTGCGCGAGAAGACGCAGCAGGTCTTCGAGATCCAGAACAGCATCGAGGTGATCTACAACTTCGTGAACTGCGATCTCTACAAGCGCGATCCCGACGCGGCGCAACGGCGCGCGCAGTACGCCGACGCCGGCGAGCGCATCCTGGTCCATCTCTCGAATTTTCGGCCGGTGAAGCGCCTGCTCGACGTGATCGAGATCTTCGACCGAGTGCAGCAGCAGCTCCCCGCCAAGTTGCTGCTGATGGGCGACGGACCCGACCGGGCCGCGGCTGAGTGGCTGGTGCGGCGCAAGGGCATCCAGGAGCGCGTCTTCTTCCTGGGAAAACAAGAACGCGTGCAGGAGAAGCTCGCGATCTCCGACCTGATGCTCCTGCCCAGCCAACTGGAGTCGTTCGGGCTGGCGGCGCTGGAGGCCATGGCCTGCGAAGTGCCCAGCATCGCGACCCGCGTGGGTGGGGTGCCAGAGGTGATCGAGGACGGGCGCACCGGCTGCCTGGCCGAGGTCGGAGACGTGGACCGCATGGCGCGCTGCGCCCTCGAACTCCTGGCGGACGAGAAGAAGTTGCGCGACATGGGCTACCGGGCGCGGGTCTGGGCGCAGTCGCGCTTCTGCGCCACCAAGATCATTCCCCAATATGAAGCGTTCTACGAGCGGGTGCTGGCGCGCTCCTCGTAGACCCGGCGGGTGGTGTCGTCGATGTCCACCGACTGCACCATGGGTAACGTGATGGAAACCCGCGTGCCCTTCCCGTTGACGCTCTCCACCTGCATCTTCGCATTCTCGCCGTAGAGGACCTTGAGGCGCTCGGCCACGTTGGCCAGGCCGATCCCGCTTCCAGCCGGCGCCGGTCCAGCGCCTTCGACGATGCCGATCCCGTCGTCCTCCACCTGGATGACGAGCGCGCCGTTTTCCAGGCGGCTGCGCAGAGTGATGCTGCCGCCCTCGATCTTGGGCGACAAGCCGTGCTTGATCGAGTTCTCCACCAGCGGCTGCAGCAGCATGCTGGGCATGGCCAGGTCGAGGGTTTCGGGGTCGAGGTCCTTGACCACGCGCAGCTTGTCCCGCCCGAAGCGCACCACCTCGATGTCCAAGTAGTCGTCGATGAACACCAGCTCCTCCCGGAGCTGGTTGAAGGAATCGCCTCTGCGCAGGATGCGTCGCAAGATGTTCGCCAGCTTCACGATCAGCACTCGAGCCATCTCCGGGTCGAAGCGTACCAGCGACGCCACCGAGTTGAGCGTGTTGAACAGGAAGTGGGGATTGATCTGGCTCTGCAGCGCCTCCATGCGGGCCTGCAGCAGAAGCCGCTCCTGCTCCTCCAGCTTCTGCTCGATGCGAGTGTTGTTCCAGATCTTGAGGGGGATGGCGACCGCCGCCACGGTCACGGCGTAGAGGCCGAGCGCGCTGAGCCACCCGGTCGGCTGAATATAGAAGAGCCGCCCGTGGAAGATGCGTCCCGTTTCCAGCTGCAGGAAATGGAGGAGGACGATGTAGAAGAAGAACGAGATCTGCCAGTCCAGGCGGGGACGATCGAGATTGCGCCGGATCCAGCGGTAGATGCTCAGGTCCAGGAACGGGGTGAAAGACCAGACATCTTCCTTGTTGACGGCCAGATCGCGCAGCACGCCGGCGAAGTATCCGGAGACTGCGTAGAAAGGCATGCTCAGGAATTCGCGCTGCAACATCGAGGGCAGGGCGACCAGCACGCCGCCGACCACACCGGCGCCCCGGCCGGCAATCACGCCGATCAAGACGGCGCTCTCCAGCGCCAGGTCGGCAGCGATGAAATTGCGCACGCTCATGCGCACCACCACGCCGAGCGCGAAAGGGACGGCGATGAACAACGCCAGGTGGATGGCCTGGGTGGTGTTGCGGTCCTCGCGGTAGAGCAGCGTCTTGAAGTACTTGGAACGCACCAGGGCGCTGGCCACGGCGGCGGCCACACCCATGCGCACCAGCAGCGAGACCGAGATGAGACGCGGGTCCACGAAGATGTGATTGTACCCGCAGAGTCCGCGGTCCGCATGCTGTGACGCAGGTCACACGGGCTTCCCGAGCTCCCGATATAATGAGGGTGTGGCAGCGTACGAGCTGAACAAGGTCGCGGAAGCCGATCTCCCCACCCGCTGGGGACACTTCCGCATCATGGGTTTTGAGGGCCACGGATCCATCGACCGCCGGACCGAGACCGCGGTCGCCCTGGTCCTGGGCGACATCCGCAAGAAGCCGCCGCTGGTGCGTATCCACTCCCAGTGCCTCACCGGCGACGTTTTCGCATCGCTGCGCTGCGACTGCCGCCAGCAACTCGAGCTCTCCCTGGAAGCCCTCGCCAAGGCCGGCACCGGCGTCCTGGTCTACGAGCAGCAGGAAGGACGCGGCATCGGCCTGATGGCCAAGCTGCAGGCCTATGCCCTTCAGGACCAGGGGATGGACACGGTCGAGGCCAATGAGAAGCTGGGCTTCAAGTCCGACCTGCGCGAGTTCACCCTGCCGGCGGAGGTGCTGAAGGCACTCGGCGTCAAGGAAGTCCGGCTGCTCTCGAACAACCCGGAAAAGGTGAAGGCGCTGGAGCATGCCGGGGTGAAGGTCATCGAGCGCGTCCCTTGTGAGGTCGAGGCCCAGGCGCACTCCAGGAAGTACATGGAAACCAAGAAGAAAAAGATGGGACACTTGCTCACGGCGAAATAACCGCTCTGCGGTAGAGACGCCCGTCAGGGCATCCTTTCTTTTCGTCAGGATTGAGACGCCCTTACGGGCGTCTCTACTTTATCCAAGGATCTTTCGGAGAGACTTCGGGTCTCGGACGGGAAAGTTCCCCACTGCCGAGCGGGCCAAGGCCACGTAGATCGCACGTGCGCCAGGCACTTTTCGCAGCTCCCGCAGGTGGCGGCGGACAGTCCGCAGGTCGGCACGGACGATCGGCCCGGAGAACGCCTTCGC
The nucleotide sequence above comes from Terriglobales bacterium. Encoded proteins:
- a CDS encoding histidine kinase, coding for MDPRLISVSLLVRMGVAAAVASALVRSKYFKTLLYREDRNTTQAIHLALFIAVPFALGVVVRMSVRNFIAADLALESAVLIGVIAGRGAGVVGGVLVALPSMLQREFLSMPFYAVSGYFAGVLRDLAVNKEDVWSFTPFLDLSIYRWIRRNLDRPRLDWQISFFFYIVLLHFLQLETGRIFHGRLFYIQPTGWLSALGLYAVTVAAVAIPLKIWNNTRIEQKLEEQERLLLQARMEALQSQINPHFLFNTLNSVASLVRFDPEMARVLIVKLANILRRILRRGDSFNQLREELVFIDDYLDIEVVRFGRDKLRVVKDLDPETLDLAMPSMLLQPLVENSIKHGLSPKIEGGSITLRSRLENGALVIQVEDDGIGIVEGAGPAPAGSGIGLANVAERLKVLYGENAKMQVESVNGKGTRVSITLPMVQSVDIDDTTRRVYEERASTRS
- the bshA gene encoding N-acetyl-alpha-D-glucosaminyl L-malate synthase BshA, encoding MKIGITCYPTYGGSGVVATELGMELAQRGHEVHFITYSQPFRLQVEMENIHFHQVDVSMYPLFEYPPYDLALATRMGEVAEMHGLDLLHVHYAIPHSVSALLARQMLESRGQKLPFVTTLHGTDITLVGVDRSYWPITKFSIEHSDGVTAISKYLREKTQQVFEIQNSIEVIYNFVNCDLYKRDPDAAQRRAQYADAGERILVHLSNFRPVKRLLDVIEIFDRVQQQLPAKLLLMGDGPDRAAAEWLVRRKGIQERVFFLGKQERVQEKLAISDLMLLPSQLESFGLAALEAMACEVPSIATRVGGVPEVIEDGRTGCLAEVGDVDRMARCALELLADEKKLRDMGYRARVWAQSRFCATKIIPQYEAFYERVLARSS
- the ribA gene encoding GTP cyclohydrolase II; protein product: MAAYELNKVAEADLPTRWGHFRIMGFEGHGSIDRRTETAVALVLGDIRKKPPLVRIHSQCLTGDVFASLRCDCRQQLELSLEALAKAGTGVLVYEQQEGRGIGLMAKLQAYALQDQGMDTVEANEKLGFKSDLREFTLPAEVLKALGVKEVRLLSNNPEKVKALEHAGVKVIERVPCEVEAQAHSRKYMETKKKKMGHLLTAK